One Gemmatimonas sp. DNA window includes the following coding sequences:
- a CDS encoding sigma 54-interacting transcriptional regulator, which translates to MSLNGTSRALRSFPPLGGLITCSLPLLLSLALLGAWRDARAQSPASTRQIGTDRYRERVWTSEHGLPANSVSGIVQTSDGFLWVATFAGLSRFDGVRFETRTSRDTPGLRNDRIVALLPDPDGFWTVTDAGDLSRFADGAFVALEPPAGGWGSRPTAVVRDRDGSVWVGMAGQVVHLAGRTTRRFDAAAGFPSARVTDLTRDADGTMLAATSAGIVILGESTVRLVPVGTDPARAGVARFAPRRAGGFWVVGETGTHIWERGALRPLNVRGEQPALRGTSAAEERDGTLWMGTANRGVVRWKGGVAESVWPEAPPSPDGRTRALLVDREGNVWAAPNGRGLIQWSPVRVRSLTQRDGLYRDDIWSVVQDRAGHVWISDWRLQRWSDGRLTTIGGLDGVSALHPDRDGTLWVAHLLGVTRFENGGDATERRTTFAFDSADLNAVRAVFRDRDSRLLLGRTSGVAELRNGKPVDLLAGRLRDLRNVSSIRQSRDGALWFGTAGALVRVQGDSIARFTTADGLGHDVVRDVHEDQRAEARGTLWIATYGGGITRRRDGRFARITTANGLADDFVSRLIDDGAGSLWTTGNRGVSRLRLSELDSVADGTLRLLHPQSFGSADGMPSDETEGWIQWAGWQMRDSTIWVPTIKGLAIFDPRVRSAVALPVVVTEVRVNDEPLSFASRTSPTVRTLAGGGDLEFMYTAPSFTNPTKVRFRYRLEGLEDTWVDAGARRAARYPKLAPGQYTFRVQAISPEGVASAETASVLVEVPYRWYQRPATWLFALLLAVCATVVAVRARLRTLHARLAREREVAARLSAVDRLKDELLTNVSHELRTPLNGIIGLADALFAGVHGTTSPTMSEDLALIASSGKRLARLVDDILDLSRLRHGDLVLQRGAIDVRTVGGTVLALMRPLAAAKRLTLTLDVSADLPRAHADEGRLQQVLLNLVGNAIKFTTQGTVRLEAVHANGLITVSIIDTGIGLSSEAQSRIVAPHVNGQSPIGPTSTGLGLGLAICRRLVEAHGGTLALESVPGQGARFSFTLPIADLTAVAEVPDHRTAPPMRSLVDAVAVADAVAVEPTRSALALNSGPCILVVDDDPINLRVLRNLLTPEGYRIETAGDGRSAVAAIRERSDLPALLLLDVMLPDIDGLSVCQQLREDFAIESLPIILITARHEVQDLVAGLAAGANDFLAKPVSRDELLTRVRTHLRLAAANSALREARAGLEGQVRERTARLDESNGLLLEANTQLGHVNGALQRANTDMRGLLDQLRTGALSIAADGMVVFASRTAESILELSEGGAEGRRWRDLLQVDIADRAALLALVASPPSRDERLATRLTTGTGRRYWVEIECRDDPQRPGGRLLYLYDVTDVYDVPASTLPARLDGLIGASLPMQVLMKEIRDIASFDTTVLVEGETGSGKELVAQAIHHASRRARKPFIAVNCAGLTESILSSQLFGHRRGAFTGAIADQVGLVEAAHGGTLFLDEIGDISLGVQASLLRVLQEREVVRLGETRARPVDLRIIAATHRDLASRVAQGALREDFLYRIRGVRVVVPPLRARAEDVPMLVADHLRRVSGSAERTIEISSEAMEFLGEYAWPGNVRELRAALEHAAVKCRGDVIRPSDLPVEITGPSPWSVAREIPAAPDARQQLIDALARTNGNRAAAARLLNISRPTLYARLRSLDLIGD; encoded by the coding sequence GTGAGTCTCAACGGCACGTCTCGCGCCCTTCGCTCGTTCCCGCCGTTGGGCGGATTGATCACGTGTTCCTTGCCGCTGCTGCTGTCGCTCGCGCTCTTAGGCGCGTGGCGTGATGCGCGCGCGCAGTCGCCCGCGTCGACGCGGCAAATCGGGACGGATCGCTATCGCGAACGCGTCTGGACCTCCGAGCATGGTCTGCCGGCGAACTCCGTGTCCGGCATCGTACAGACGTCCGACGGATTTCTGTGGGTGGCCACATTTGCGGGACTGTCCCGCTTCGACGGTGTCCGCTTCGAAACACGCACCAGCCGCGACACGCCCGGTCTGCGCAACGATCGCATCGTCGCCTTGCTCCCTGATCCCGACGGATTCTGGACAGTCACCGACGCCGGCGATCTGTCGCGATTTGCCGACGGTGCGTTCGTCGCGCTCGAGCCGCCCGCCGGCGGATGGGGAAGCCGTCCCACCGCCGTCGTCCGCGATCGCGATGGCAGCGTGTGGGTGGGCATGGCCGGACAGGTTGTGCATCTCGCGGGGCGCACGACCCGACGCTTCGATGCGGCGGCTGGATTCCCGAGCGCGCGCGTCACCGATCTCACGCGCGACGCCGACGGCACCATGCTGGCGGCGACGTCGGCCGGCATCGTCATCCTCGGCGAATCAACGGTCAGACTTGTTCCGGTGGGCACCGACCCGGCCCGCGCCGGCGTGGCCCGATTTGCTCCGCGTCGGGCCGGCGGATTCTGGGTCGTGGGCGAGACGGGCACGCACATCTGGGAGCGCGGTGCGCTTCGCCCGCTGAACGTGCGCGGCGAACAGCCGGCGTTACGTGGCACCAGTGCGGCCGAAGAACGCGACGGCACTCTCTGGATGGGCACTGCCAACCGCGGCGTCGTGCGCTGGAAAGGTGGGGTCGCCGAATCGGTGTGGCCTGAGGCACCGCCCAGCCCCGACGGCCGCACCCGCGCGCTCCTGGTCGATCGCGAGGGGAACGTCTGGGCCGCGCCCAATGGACGGGGCTTGATTCAGTGGAGTCCTGTTCGCGTTCGCAGCCTCACGCAGCGCGACGGCCTGTATCGGGACGACATCTGGTCGGTGGTGCAGGACCGCGCCGGCCATGTCTGGATTTCCGACTGGCGCCTGCAGCGATGGAGCGATGGTCGCTTGACCACGATCGGCGGTCTCGATGGCGTGTCGGCGCTGCATCCTGACCGCGACGGCACACTCTGGGTAGCCCACCTGCTTGGCGTGACGCGCTTCGAGAACGGCGGTGACGCAACCGAACGCCGAACGACATTTGCGTTCGACAGCGCGGACCTCAACGCCGTACGCGCCGTCTTCCGCGATCGCGATTCACGGCTGCTGTTGGGTCGGACGAGCGGTGTGGCCGAACTGCGCAACGGGAAACCGGTCGATCTGCTGGCCGGACGCCTCCGTGATCTCCGCAATGTCAGTTCGATCCGGCAATCCCGCGATGGCGCACTCTGGTTCGGAACCGCCGGTGCACTTGTGCGCGTGCAGGGCGACAGCATCGCGCGCTTTACGACGGCCGATGGATTGGGGCATGACGTGGTTCGCGATGTCCATGAGGACCAACGCGCCGAGGCCCGCGGTACGCTCTGGATCGCGACCTACGGCGGCGGCATCACGCGACGTCGCGATGGTCGGTTTGCGCGCATCACCACGGCCAACGGATTGGCCGACGACTTCGTCTCACGTCTCATCGACGATGGCGCCGGATCGCTCTGGACGACGGGCAATCGCGGAGTGTCGCGTCTGCGATTGTCGGAGCTCGACTCGGTCGCGGATGGCACGCTGCGCCTGCTCCATCCACAGTCGTTCGGCAGCGCCGACGGCATGCCGAGCGACGAAACCGAAGGCTGGATTCAATGGGCCGGTTGGCAGATGCGCGACAGCACGATCTGGGTGCCTACAATCAAAGGACTCGCCATCTTCGATCCGCGGGTGCGAAGCGCCGTCGCGCTGCCGGTGGTAGTGACCGAGGTACGTGTCAACGATGAGCCGCTGTCCTTCGCGTCGCGGACATCACCGACGGTCCGCACCCTCGCCGGCGGGGGAGATCTCGAGTTCATGTACACGGCGCCGTCGTTCACGAATCCGACGAAGGTGCGATTCCGCTACCGCCTCGAGGGTCTTGAAGACACGTGGGTGGACGCCGGTGCACGACGTGCGGCACGCTATCCGAAGCTTGCACCCGGCCAGTACACATTCCGTGTGCAAGCAATCAGCCCCGAGGGCGTCGCCAGCGCTGAGACGGCGTCGGTCCTCGTCGAGGTACCGTATCGCTGGTATCAGCGACCGGCCACGTGGTTGTTTGCACTGCTGCTGGCCGTTTGTGCGACAGTGGTTGCCGTGCGCGCGCGCCTTCGCACACTGCATGCGCGCCTTGCCAGAGAACGGGAGGTCGCCGCGCGCCTGTCCGCGGTTGACCGCCTGAAGGACGAGCTCCTGACCAATGTGTCGCACGAGCTACGCACGCCGCTCAACGGCATTATCGGACTCGCTGATGCGCTGTTCGCGGGCGTCCACGGCACAACATCGCCGACGATGTCGGAGGATCTCGCGCTGATCGCCAGCAGCGGCAAGCGTCTCGCCCGGCTGGTGGATGACATTCTCGATCTCTCGCGTCTCCGCCATGGCGACCTTGTGCTGCAGCGCGGTGCGATCGACGTGCGGACGGTGGGCGGCACCGTGCTCGCGCTGATGCGACCGCTCGCCGCTGCGAAGCGGCTGACACTCACGCTCGACGTGAGCGCCGATTTGCCGCGCGCACACGCCGACGAAGGACGACTGCAGCAAGTCCTGCTGAATCTCGTGGGCAACGCCATCAAGTTCACCACCCAAGGCACCGTTCGCTTGGAGGCCGTGCACGCCAACGGGCTGATCACGGTGAGCATCATCGATACGGGCATCGGTCTCAGCAGCGAGGCGCAGTCGCGAATCGTGGCGCCGCATGTGAATGGCCAGTCGCCGATCGGGCCCACGAGCACGGGACTGGGCCTCGGGCTCGCCATTTGCCGGCGTCTCGTCGAAGCGCACGGCGGCACGCTCGCGCTGGAGTCAGTGCCCGGACAGGGCGCCCGCTTCTCGTTCACGCTGCCCATCGCCGATCTCACGGCGGTGGCCGAGGTGCCGGATCATCGGACAGCGCCACCGATGCGCTCACTCGTCGACGCGGTCGCGGTCGCGGACGCAGTCGCGGTCGAGCCGACGCGATCGGCACTCGCGTTGAACAGCGGCCCCTGCATCCTTGTAGTCGATGATGATCCGATCAACCTCCGCGTGTTGCGCAACCTGCTGACACCGGAAGGCTATCGCATCGAGACGGCCGGCGACGGCCGATCGGCCGTGGCCGCGATCCGGGAGCGCTCCGATCTGCCGGCCCTACTGCTACTGGACGTGATGCTTCCCGACATCGACGGCCTCAGCGTGTGCCAACAGCTGCGCGAAGACTTCGCGATTGAGTCGCTGCCGATCATTCTGATCACGGCGCGTCATGAAGTGCAGGACCTGGTGGCCGGACTCGCCGCCGGTGCCAATGATTTCCTGGCCAAGCCCGTCTCCCGCGATGAGCTGCTCACGCGTGTGCGCACGCACTTGCGACTCGCTGCGGCCAACAGCGCGTTGCGCGAGGCGCGCGCCGGGCTCGAAGGTCAGGTACGCGAGCGCACGGCTCGCCTGGATGAAAGCAATGGGTTGCTGCTCGAAGCGAACACGCAGCTCGGTCACGTGAACGGCGCGTTGCAACGCGCCAACACCGATATGCGGGGGCTATTGGATCAGCTGCGCACCGGCGCGCTCTCCATCGCGGCTGATGGCATGGTGGTCTTCGCCTCTCGCACGGCTGAGTCCATTCTCGAACTCAGCGAAGGCGGCGCCGAAGGGCGACGCTGGCGTGACCTGCTGCAGGTCGATATCGCCGATCGCGCGGCCTTACTCGCCCTCGTGGCGTCACCACCGTCGCGCGATGAGCGACTGGCCACGCGCCTGACGACGGGCACCGGTCGGCGCTATTGGGTGGAGATCGAATGCCGCGACGACCCGCAGCGCCCCGGTGGCCGTCTACTGTACCTGTACGACGTCACCGATGTGTACGACGTGCCTGCGTCGACGCTCCCGGCGCGCCTCGATGGCTTGATCGGCGCGAGCCTGCCGATGCAGGTGCTGATGAAGGAGATCCGCGACATCGCAAGTTTCGATACCACGGTCCTCGTTGAGGGGGAGACCGGCTCCGGCAAGGAGCTGGTCGCGCAGGCGATTCACCACGCGAGTCGGCGTGCCCGTAAACCGTTCATTGCCGTGAACTGTGCGGGGCTTACCGAGTCGATTTTGTCGAGCCAGCTGTTCGGTCATCGCCGTGGCGCCTTCACCGGCGCGATCGCCGATCAGGTTGGCCTGGTGGAAGCCGCGCACGGCGGCACGCTCTTTCTCGACGAGATCGGCGACATCTCGCTGGGCGTACAGGCATCGCTCCTGCGCGTATTGCAGGAGCGTGAGGTCGTTCGTCTGGGCGAAACGCGTGCGCGACCTGTCGACCTGCGCATCATCGCCGCCACCCACCGTGACCTCGCCAGTCGGGTCGCGCAGGGTGCGCTGCGGGAGGATTTCCTCTATCGCATCCGGGGGGTGCGGGTGGTGGTACCGCCGCTGCGCGCCCGCGCCGAAGATGTGCCGATGCTGGTGGCCGATCACTTACGCCGCGTCTCCGGGTCAGCCGAACGCACGATAGAGATCAGCAGCGAAGCGATGGAGTTTCTCGGGGAATACGCGTGGCCGGGCAACGTGCGGGAGTTGCGGGCGGCGCTCGAGCACGCGGCCGTCAAATGTCGCGGCGACGTCATCAGGCCCAGCGATCTGCCGGTGGAGATTACCGGTCCGTCGCCGTGGTCCGTGGCACGCGAGATTCCGGCCGCACCCGACGCGCGGCAACAGTTGATCGACGCACTCGCGCGCACGAATGGCAACCGGGCGGCGGCGGCGCGCCTGCTCAACATTAGTCGACCGACGCTGTACGCACGTCTGCGTTCACTCGACCTGATCGGCGACTGA
- a CDS encoding GMC family oxidoreductase → MSSRSKVAPQYDVIVVGSGAGGGMAAYQLSVQGLKVLLLEAGRDYDPVTETPMFQTPKDAPLRGSGNADKPFGFYDATVDGGWRVPGEPFTTAPGSQFSWWRSRMLGGRTNHWGRISLRMGPYDFKPKSRDGLGADWPMTYDTMAPYYDKTELLIGVYGGDDDLENTPRSSPGVLQPPPAARSYELLAKQACDPLKIPVIPAHRAVLTQRQDAMRLPARLHPGNALAQRVLRKSMNDRMACFYATDCGRGCSIKANFQSTTVLLPPAMATGNVTLITDAMVRDVTLDAQGKATGVHYIDKLTRADQHVTAKVVVLAASACETSRIMLNSKSTMFPNGIANSSGVVGKYLMDTVGAGLSAQIPRLESLPPVNEDGTAGIHMYMPWWKYGDQKAGKMSFARGYHIEFGGGRGMPGPGIFGGLESFTQGAYGKKFKEEARRYYGSFMYFDGRGEMIPNEDSYCEIDPVAVDQWGIPVLRFHWKWSEHEIQQAAHMHATFAEIIGKMGGTVQGTVQTDGNKAIAAGGSIIHEVGTVRMGSDPKTSVLNEFGQSWDVKNLYVTDGATFVSNADKNPTLSILALAWRSCDHLVEELKRGNL, encoded by the coding sequence GTGTCCTCCCGTTCCAAAGTTGCCCCGCAGTACGATGTCATCGTGGTCGGCTCCGGCGCCGGTGGTGGCATGGCCGCCTACCAGCTGTCGGTACAGGGGCTCAAGGTGCTGCTGCTGGAAGCGGGGCGGGACTACGACCCGGTCACCGAAACGCCCATGTTCCAGACGCCGAAAGACGCCCCCCTGCGTGGCAGCGGTAACGCGGACAAGCCGTTCGGTTTCTACGATGCCACGGTCGACGGCGGCTGGCGCGTGCCTGGCGAGCCGTTCACGACGGCACCGGGGAGCCAGTTCAGCTGGTGGCGTTCGCGCATGCTGGGCGGACGCACCAATCACTGGGGGCGTATCTCCCTGCGTATGGGCCCGTACGACTTCAAGCCCAAGTCGCGCGACGGGCTCGGTGCCGACTGGCCGATGACGTACGACACGATGGCGCCGTACTACGACAAGACGGAACTGCTCATCGGCGTGTACGGCGGTGACGACGACTTGGAGAACACGCCGCGCTCCTCACCCGGCGTATTGCAGCCGCCGCCGGCCGCGCGCTCGTATGAGCTGCTGGCCAAGCAGGCGTGTGATCCGCTCAAGATTCCCGTGATCCCCGCGCACCGCGCCGTGCTCACGCAGCGACAGGACGCGATGCGTTTGCCGGCCAGGCTGCACCCCGGCAATGCGCTGGCGCAGCGCGTGCTGCGCAAGAGCATGAACGATCGCATGGCCTGCTTCTACGCCACCGACTGTGGCCGCGGCTGCTCCATCAAGGCGAACTTCCAGAGCACCACGGTGCTGCTGCCGCCAGCGATGGCCACCGGCAACGTCACGTTGATCACCGATGCCATGGTGCGCGACGTGACGCTCGATGCGCAGGGCAAGGCGACTGGCGTGCATTACATCGACAAGCTCACGCGCGCTGATCAGCACGTGACGGCGAAGGTCGTCGTGCTGGCCGCCAGTGCCTGCGAAACGTCGCGCATCATGTTGAATTCCAAGAGCACGATGTTCCCGAACGGCATCGCCAACAGCAGCGGCGTGGTCGGCAAGTATCTCATGGACACCGTGGGCGCCGGACTGTCGGCCCAGATCCCAAGGCTCGAAAGCTTGCCGCCGGTGAATGAAGACGGCACGGCCGGCATTCACATGTACATGCCGTGGTGGAAGTACGGCGACCAGAAGGCCGGCAAGATGTCGTTCGCGCGCGGGTACCACATCGAATTCGGCGGCGGTCGCGGCATGCCCGGTCCCGGCATCTTCGGTGGCCTCGAAAGTTTCACGCAGGGTGCGTACGGCAAGAAGTTCAAGGAAGAAGCGCGTCGCTACTACGGCTCGTTCATGTACTTCGACGGCCGTGGCGAGATGATTCCGAACGAAGACTCGTATTGCGAGATCGATCCCGTCGCGGTCGACCAGTGGGGCATTCCGGTACTGCGTTTCCACTGGAAGTGGTCGGAGCATGAAATTCAGCAGGCGGCGCACATGCACGCCACGTTCGCCGAGATCATCGGCAAGATGGGCGGCACGGTGCAGGGCACGGTGCAGACCGACGGCAACAAGGCGATCGCGGCCGGTGGGTCGATCATCCACGAAGTCGGGACGGTGCGCATGGGCAGCGATCCGAAAACGTCGGTGCTCAACGAGTTCGGTCAGTCGTGGGATGTGAAGAATCTGTACGTCACCGACGGAGCGACGTTCGTGTCGAACGCCGACAAAAACCCCACGCTGTCAATCCTCGCGCTCGCGTGGCGCAGCTGCGACCATCTCGTGGAAGAACTGAAGCGGGGGAATCTCTGA
- a CDS encoding glycosyltransferase family 4 protein has protein sequence MRSRRLKLGVITDEFFDASLGRLGGFGWAARQVGEIFNGDPALGVDVVYVAGEHLADNTRTEAMVHGSRVILRRPTRLANMAAMQRERFDLMLTIDYNHGYSVYLRSLPRTPVIVWVRDPRTPADAARINAVRLPDAPTEPPQGLMSHDGRSLARIARESTLLRRKLLLATPTPLLVTKLSGAYGFEPWDFHLLPNPLRFDPVVRVKSERPTVVFLARLDPYKRPWIFSALATRFPDVDFQFLGQSHFSGAGAFSLRDLPPNVRLLGHVGEAEKQRLLSAAWVAINTSVHEGLAVSFLEALACETPLLSCVDTGFTVSRYGIFTGRFDGSGMESLDAFTAGLQQLLDHAELRAELGRRGREWVRATHTVDTFLAHFERLAVHAGARR, from the coding sequence ATGCGTAGTCGGCGCCTCAAACTCGGGGTCATCACCGACGAGTTCTTCGACGCGTCACTCGGTCGCCTCGGTGGGTTTGGATGGGCGGCACGCCAGGTTGGCGAGATCTTCAATGGAGATCCGGCGCTCGGCGTCGACGTCGTGTATGTGGCCGGTGAACATCTGGCCGATAACACACGCACCGAGGCCATGGTACATGGCTCGCGCGTGATACTTCGACGTCCGACTCGGCTCGCGAACATGGCGGCCATGCAGCGTGAGCGTTTCGACCTCATGCTCACGATCGACTACAACCACGGCTACAGCGTGTACCTGCGCTCGTTGCCGCGCACGCCGGTCATCGTGTGGGTGCGTGATCCGCGCACGCCAGCGGACGCCGCGCGGATCAACGCCGTGCGGCTCCCCGACGCGCCGACAGAACCGCCGCAAGGGTTGATGAGTCACGACGGTCGATCGCTGGCCCGCATTGCACGAGAGTCGACGCTGTTGCGGCGGAAGCTGCTGCTCGCCACCCCGACGCCCTTGCTGGTCACGAAACTCTCGGGCGCGTACGGATTCGAGCCGTGGGACTTTCATCTCCTGCCCAATCCGCTGCGCTTCGACCCGGTGGTGCGCGTGAAGAGCGAACGCCCCACGGTGGTATTCCTTGCCCGTCTCGATCCGTACAAACGCCCGTGGATCTTCAGTGCGCTCGCCACGCGCTTCCCTGACGTTGACTTCCAGTTTCTCGGTCAGTCGCACTTCAGCGGTGCGGGGGCCTTTTCGCTGCGTGATCTTCCGCCCAACGTGCGGCTGCTCGGTCATGTCGGTGAAGCGGAGAAGCAGCGCCTGCTGTCGGCAGCATGGGTGGCGATCAACACGTCGGTGCACGAGGGGTTAGCGGTGAGCTTTCTCGAGGCGCTGGCCTGCGAAACGCCGCTGCTGAGTTGCGTCGACACCGGATTCACCGTGTCGCGATACGGCATTTTCACCGGACGGTTCGATGGATCAGGGATGGAGTCACTCGATGCCTTCACCGCTGGTCTGCAACAGTTGCTCGACCATGCGGAACTGCGCGCAGAGCTGGGCCGACGTGGCCGAGAGTGGGTTCGCGCCACCCATACCGTCGACACGTTTCTCGCACACTTCGAAAGGCTGGCCGTGCACGCGGGGGCCCGCCGGTGA
- a CDS encoding lipopolysaccharide biosynthesis protein codes for MIRSTAAAFTSQFGSFTISLGVTVTLARLLAPSDFGIYGVAFAITGFLDFARQGGLVVPVIQSESLTSAQLNTLVWFNAALGLLLTLALLAVAPLAGHLYGEPQLAAVISALAIGFLVGGLSAQHAALLKRELRFAALATCEISALLAAGALAIAAARSGAGVWALVVFQLVREVVLSTLVVVVSRVRVRWPDRHVTLAPLLRFGGVMMAFELLGYLNFRADNLIVGLALGPAALGFYSKAYEFLLLPVNQIGTPLAGVAHATLSRLQRDPEPYRLFLRKALLVSTGLVLPATVFLWWNATAVVEYVLGPQWRPTVDIARALAPAAACMSVTTAMGWIFLSLGRARRQLWWAAGTTMLTIVSFTLGLSGGAVGVAYAFSISRVLLLVPTLMFTCHGTFVRWSSLLATAARPLAASGLAVLTSVWLDRQYAMSPWTLPRNAIVFALVYAAGWCLTRGGRRELREYWPTAQPLVPHA; via the coding sequence GTGATCCGTTCGACCGCGGCAGCCTTTACGTCGCAGTTCGGAAGCTTCACCATCAGTCTCGGGGTCACCGTCACGCTTGCACGCCTGCTGGCCCCAAGTGATTTTGGGATCTACGGCGTCGCCTTCGCGATCACCGGATTTCTGGACTTCGCCCGACAGGGCGGACTGGTCGTGCCGGTAATCCAGAGCGAGTCGCTCACGTCCGCGCAGCTGAACACCCTCGTGTGGTTCAATGCGGCGCTGGGGCTGCTCCTCACGCTGGCGCTGCTCGCGGTCGCGCCGCTCGCCGGCCATCTCTACGGTGAGCCGCAATTGGCCGCCGTCATCAGTGCGCTCGCGATCGGCTTCCTGGTGGGCGGCCTGTCCGCCCAGCACGCCGCCCTGCTCAAACGCGAGCTGCGGTTCGCTGCGCTTGCCACGTGCGAGATCAGCGCTCTCCTGGCGGCTGGTGCGCTCGCCATCGCCGCCGCGCGTAGCGGCGCCGGCGTGTGGGCGCTCGTGGTGTTTCAGCTGGTGCGCGAAGTCGTGCTGTCAACGCTGGTGGTGGTGGTGTCGCGCGTGCGCGTGCGGTGGCCCGACCGACACGTCACTCTCGCACCGCTGTTGCGCTTCGGCGGCGTGATGATGGCCTTCGAACTGCTCGGCTATCTGAATTTTCGTGCCGATAATCTCATCGTCGGCTTGGCCCTCGGTCCCGCCGCTCTCGGCTTCTACAGCAAGGCCTACGAGTTTCTGCTACTGCCGGTGAATCAGATCGGCACGCCGCTGGCTGGCGTCGCGCACGCCACGCTCAGTCGACTGCAGCGTGACCCCGAGCCGTACCGCCTTTTTCTGCGGAAAGCGCTCTTGGTCTCGACGGGCCTCGTGCTGCCGGCCACCGTGTTTCTGTGGTGGAACGCAACTGCCGTCGTGGAATACGTGCTCGGGCCTCAGTGGAGACCCACCGTCGACATCGCGCGCGCGCTTGCCCCGGCGGCCGCCTGCATGAGTGTGACGACGGCGATGGGCTGGATCTTCCTCTCGCTCGGTCGCGCGAGGCGCCAGCTGTGGTGGGCCGCAGGCACGACGATGCTCACCATCGTGTCGTTCACGCTCGGACTGTCCGGCGGCGCCGTCGGCGTGGCGTACGCCTTCAGTATCAGCCGTGTGTTGCTGCTCGTGCCGACGCTGATGTTCACCTGCCATGGCACCTTTGTGCGGTGGAGCTCCTTACTCGCCACGGCGGCGCGACCGTTGGCGGCGAGCGGCCTCGCGGTACTGACGTCGGTCTGGTTGGATCGGCAGTATGCGATGTCGCCCTGGACGCTGCCGCGCAACGCCATCGTGTTCGCCCTCGTGTACGCCGCCGGTTGGTGTCTCACCCGAGGTGGTCGCCGCGAGCTGCGTGAATATTGGCCGACCGCTCAACCGCTTGTGCCGCATGCGTAG
- a CDS encoding glycosyltransferase, whose product MSIVIPTRNRRQLLPETIATVLEQNRTDWELIIVDDGSIDETPTYLRSVDDPRCRSIRLAVSAGSSGAKNAGLALARGEFCMFLDDDDLLRGNALDLLCAALRATPAALAASGACRLFHEDGNSSRVYRPARPSVRSIWREVLFGWWSNSGQNLFRTSVVREIGGFDVDLRATQDRQLWLDVSRRGLVCLVPDVVLEYRQHPNQMPKGADIEAERQFIFDRFVESLPVSQQVEGRRIRRAATLVTQAEQARARGDFAVATTRQLQALGTAPQLLSSPLLARPLWWTLKKSVLHRAVP is encoded by the coding sequence GTGTCGATTGTCATCCCCACGCGCAACCGTCGGCAGCTCTTGCCCGAAACGATAGCGACCGTACTCGAGCAGAACCGAACGGACTGGGAGTTGATCATCGTGGACGATGGCTCCATCGACGAGACACCGACGTACCTGCGGTCTGTTGACGATCCGCGTTGCCGTTCCATCCGGCTCGCCGTCTCAGCGGGATCATCCGGCGCCAAAAACGCTGGGTTGGCGCTCGCTCGTGGCGAGTTCTGCATGTTCCTCGATGATGATGATCTGTTGCGCGGCAATGCGCTCGACCTGTTGTGCGCGGCGCTGCGGGCGACGCCGGCGGCCTTGGCGGCGAGTGGCGCGTGCCGCCTGTTTCACGAAGATGGCAACTCGTCGCGCGTGTACCGACCCGCCCGCCCCTCGGTGCGCAGCATATGGCGCGAGGTGTTGTTTGGATGGTGGTCGAATTCGGGTCAGAATCTGTTTCGTACCAGCGTCGTGCGCGAGATCGGCGGATTCGACGTAGATCTGCGCGCCACGCAGGACCGCCAACTGTGGCTCGATGTGTCGCGACGTGGGTTGGTGTGTCTCGTCCCCGATGTGGTGCTGGAATACCGTCAGCACCCCAATCAAATGCCCAAGGGCGCCGACATCGAGGCCGAACGCCAGTTCATCTTCGACCGCTTTGTGGAGTCGCTCCCGGTTAGCCAGCAGGTGGAAGGGCGACGGATCCGTCGCGCCGCGACGCTCGTGACTCAAGCCGAGCAGGCGCGCGCGCGTGGCGACTTTGCGGTGGCGACCACGCGACAGCTGCAGGCCCTCGGGACCGCGCCGCAGCTGCTGTCATCACCGCTGCTCGCGCGTCCGCTCTGGTGGACGCTGAAGAAGAGTGTGCTGCACCGGGCCGTCCCGTGA
- a CDS encoding gluconate 2-dehydrogenase subunit 3 family protein: MSDDVNDETPVVHGIARRDALKAMAAAAMVPMLPTPSSATPAAPVPRTPLPMLDDAQQAKRKGPRGTPSDPVLQVAKADWPMRLQLRELATLTALCDMIIPADGKSPAASTVGAPAYINEWASRPGGDASLVRVRGGLAWLDRESNTRFGKRFHLATNAQRTAICDDICYLPKAKPEHQFAAQFFDTIRDQTATAFYTTPQGWKDLGYIGNVAIPKFEGPNAEIRRKIGLE; encoded by the coding sequence ATGAGCGACGACGTGAACGACGAAACGCCGGTTGTGCACGGCATCGCGCGGCGCGATGCGCTGAAGGCGATGGCCGCGGCGGCCATGGTACCCATGCTGCCCACGCCGTCGTCGGCCACACCGGCCGCACCCGTGCCGCGCACACCGCTGCCGATGCTCGACGACGCGCAACAAGCCAAGCGCAAAGGCCCGCGCGGCACGCCCAGTGATCCCGTGCTGCAGGTGGCCAAGGCCGACTGGCCCATGCGCCTGCAGCTGCGCGAACTGGCCACACTCACCGCGCTGTGCGACATGATCATCCCGGCCGATGGCAAGAGCCCGGCGGCGTCGACGGTCGGCGCGCCAGCGTACATCAACGAATGGGCCAGCCGTCCCGGCGGCGACGCATCGCTCGTGCGCGTGCGCGGCGGGCTGGCGTGGCTCGATCGTGAATCGAACACGCGCTTCGGCAAGCGATTCCATCTCGCCACCAACGCCCAGCGCACCGCGATCTGCGACGACATCTGCTACCTGCCGAAGGCCAAACCGGAGCATCAGTTCGCCGCGCAGTTCTTCGACACGATTCGAGACCAGACGGCGACGGCGTTCTACACCACACCGCAGGGCTGGAAAGACCTCGGCTACATCGGCAACGTGGCGATCCCGAAATTCGAAGGACCGAACGCGGAGATTCGTCGGAAAATCGGGCTGGAGTGA